Genomic window (Brassica rapa cultivar Chiifu-401-42 unplaced genomic scaffold, CAAS_Brap_v3.01 Scaffold0243, whole genome shotgun sequence):
TCTTATCCAAGCATCTGTTTCTGTCCATCGGCTTAACACATTCCGAGAACTTCTACGTGAAGGAGCTATGTATGAGCTTAGTGGATTTGATGTGACTAGAAGCAGCAATCATTTCAAGCTTTGTGATTTTGTTGTGTCTATCCGGCTGAACGAGTTTACAAAGATGGTTGAAGTGGCCGCAGTTGATAATCCGATCCCTACTGAGCTGTTCAGGTTCCGAACTCTTGAGGAACTCATGGCGTTAGCTAACACTAACGTTCATCTTCCAGGTGTGTCTTCATCTCTTCTTCGTTCGTTAGAAGTTTATCTATGTATTCATACATCTTATCTTATACGGTATTATTATCTTTGTTACAGACATCATTGGTGAGGTTTCTGATATCAGGACAACGTACAATGATCACGCTCAGACAACTCAGCGAGTGATGGTTACTATCAAAGTATATAAGTAATTTTTCTGCCCataattgattatttatttagGAGATAATATACAATTGTAAGAGGAGATGATGTGAACAATTTTTATCCTTGGCAGCGATGCAACTGTGTGCGTCAGTGTTTTCGACAGTGTAGCTGAGCTACTCCACAAGAGGCTGGAGGCTGGTGTTGTCCAACCTAGAGTGATGGTGGCTACGAACATCAATCCTAAGTTTGTAGGAGGTGAATAGCTTCGTATTATATTTAGGAGATTTCATATTTCCATGTGTTAATCTTTGTGTTAATCTATATGCAGGTCGACTTTATCTCAATGCTATCTCTGGgactcatttttattttgacgTGACGGCAAGCCGGACTCTATTTTGACGTGACGGCAATACATGAGTTTATCCATTATCTGATAATATACTACTTATAGGTTGTCTTCCAAACCCGACAATGACTCCACAAGTGGGAAGTCTGCCTGTAGACTGTATGAGAAATCAGCCAATTTACAGCATGAGACTGTAAGAAGACCAGATATAGATAGGACTATGTTCACAGCATGGATGGTCGCAAATGAGACTTATGAAGAGGCCCGAGAGCTAACCTTTGTTGAATTTCAGAGTAGGTTTACATACCACAGTGATGAAATAATCTGGACACCAAGACAAAAGGTCACTGCTATAGGAAGGATAACTTACATCCACCCATCTGCTGGTGATCTCTATTACTTGAGGATTTTGGTTAATGTTATACGAGGTCCATCAAGTTTTGATGCCCTCCATACTGTTGGTGATGTGATGTTCGAAGAGTTTCGGAATGTATGTTATGCTAGAGGGTTACTAGACGATGATAAAGAGTGGCATGAAGCTGTAGATGAGGCATCATATTGGGCAACTGGAAAACAATTACTTCGACTGTTCATGCGGATCTTGACCTACTACAAGGTTGGTAACCCTCTAAAGTTGTGGAACCATGTGTGGAGGCATTTGGCTGAGGGTAACTAAGAACCATTTAAGTGGGTCATTGTCTCCCTTTTGGAGATCAATTCAccagtttttaatattttcctgCTACGATGAGTTTAGACTCAAACCTTtctcttttatgttttcaaataataaaataaaaaaccaaaaaagagGCAATTTAAATTGCCCAAAACATGATAACATGAAATCTATAATTATTCCTGCTTAAAACATATtatgcaatttttttaa
Coding sequences:
- the LOC108870335 gene encoding uncharacterized protein LOC108870335, whose product is MAAPQISLSELRRGRCARIVVTRLLRFWEARNAKKGGELMGLDMLLLDDQSSLIQASVSVHRLNTFRELLREGAMYELSGFDVTRSSNHFKLCDFVVSIRLNEFTKMVEVAAVDNPIPTELFRFRTLEELMALANTNVHLPDIIGEVSDIRTTYNDHAQTTQRVMVTIKVYNDATVCVSVFDSVAELLHKRLEAGVVQPRVMVATNINPKFVGGRLYLNAISGTHFYFDVTASRTLF